Proteins encoded by one window of Elaeis guineensis isolate ETL-2024a chromosome 12, EG11, whole genome shotgun sequence:
- the LOC105055822 gene encoding monothiol glutaredoxin-S10 yields MHQLPKWAPSSPLASPPGPQLQKVLERLTGQYTVPNVFIDTVKLHGKGELTTLLSELNMGSKSLQQPGNCSPMNAIIQGHLDG; encoded by the exons ATGCACCAGTTACCAAAATGGGCTCCATCCTCCCCCCTGGCAA GTCCCCCAGGGCCACAACTGCAAAAGGTGTTGGAAAGATTGACTGGACAATACACTGTTCCAAATGTTTTTATTG ATACTGTAAAACTTCACGGCAAAGGAGAGCTAACCACTTTACTATCAGAACTGAACATGGGCAGCAAGAGCTTGCAGCAGCCAGGAAATTGTTCTCCAATGAATGCCATTATTCAAGGACATCTTGATGGTTAG